The sequence GTATCTTTTCGAAATAAATACAGAAATGTAGACGTGTTGTTGATTGATGATATTCAATTTTTAACCGGTAAGGAAGGAACTCAAGAGGAGTTTTTTCATACTTTTAACGCTTTACATGAGGCAAATAAACAAATCGTCATCTCTAGCGATAGGCCCCCAAAGGAAATACCTACCCTAGAAGATCGACTTCGCTCTCGATTTGAATGGGGGCTCATTACAGATATTCAAGCACCAAACCTAGAGACAAGAATTGCCATCATGAAAAAAAAGGCTACTACAGAAGAGATGGATATTCCAAACGATGTACTAAACTTTATCGCTAGTAAAATACAGTCTAATATTCGTGAACTAGAAGGTGCTTTAATAAGAGTAAACGCATTCTCGAAATTGACAAATCAAAAGATCTCTGTTGATGTAGCGAACGAAGCCTTAAAAGACATCATCTCGAATAACAAACCAGAAATTATCACTGTCGATTTAATTAAAGAGATTACTGCAAAATACTTTAACATTGAAGTAGAGGACTTTAACTTAAAGAAGAGGACAAGGGCTATTGCTTATCCTAGACAAGTAGCTATGTACTTATCTAGGGAACTAACGGATTTATCTTTACCTAAAATTGGAGAGGAATTTGGTGGTAGGGATCACTCTACAGTCATTCATGCTTATGATAAAATCGCCAAGGAAATCGAGTCAAACTTTGATTTTAGAAACCTTATCCAAAGAATAACGAAAGAAATACAAGGCAATACTTAATATTTTATCAATGTAGAGCAAAATTATGCTCTTAAAATAAGATATGTGAACATTAAGTCGCTTGTGGACAAATCTTAATAACTTTTCTTTAATTTCAACTTTTATCAACAAGTTATAAACGTGGATAATTTTAGACTTAAAGGACTACTTTAACTTATCAACAAATTCACACCCCCTACTACTATTATTACTAAAATAATTTAAATAAATAATTAATTATACGGAGGCTCTACTTATGAATTTTATTACGAGTAAAGATTCACTACATCATGCTGTCAATATTGTTCAAAAAGCAGTATCGAATAAAACAACTATGCCTATTCTTGAAGGAATCTTGTTTCGAATTGTGGACAATACAATCTATTTAATGGGAACGGATTTAGAAATTGGTATTAAGACCGTATTACCTGGACAGATTATTAGCAGCGGTAGTGTAGTTATATCTGCAAAATTGATTTCAGAAATCGTAAGAAAATTACCTGATGACGACGTTATAATAGAGCTAAAAGAAAATCACGTTCTCAATATTAAGTGTTCGAACTCTGAATTTAATATACAAGGTCAAAGTGGAGATGATTTTCCTCAACTGCCTGAAGTAGACTCTGCACAAGAAATATCTGTTCCAAAAGAACTATTTAAGGGAATGATTCGAGAGACTATTTTCTCTGTAGCTAAAAATGAAAATATTCCTATATTGACAGGTGAACTTCTTGAGTTACAAAATGGAATACTAAAATTTGTAGCTTTAGATGGCTATCGTTTGGCAGTAAGGCAAGGTTTTATAGATAATCCCATTAGTTTAAAAGAGGTTGTGCCTGAGAGGACATTATCAGAACTTTATAGAATTACTTCTTTAAGCAGTGAGGATAATATATATATGTCGTATTCCAAAAACCAGATTCTCTTCAGATTAGGAGGGACTTCAATCGTATCAAGGCTGTTAGAGGGAGAATTTATAAACTACAATCAAATCATACCTCAAAACTATACGACCAAAGTTAAGGTAGATGTTCGAGACTTACTGGCTAGTTCGGAAAGAGCTTCTTTAATGGTCGGCAGTGGGGAAAGTAATCTGATTAAGTTGAATTTTTCTAATGATACTCTTGAAATTCGGTCTAATTCAGAAATAGGAACGGTATGTGAACAAGTAGAGGTAGAGATGGAAGGGGACCCCTTAAAAATTGCGTTTAATTCTACTTATCTCATAGATGTACTTAAAGTTATAAGTGATGAGGAAGTATATTTAGAATTTACTACACCTGTAAGCCCATGTGTATTGAGACCAATTACTGGAGATAACTATACGTATTTAATTTTACCTGTACGATATATGGAACATTAAGATGCCAAAAGGTATCTACTGTGTAATCAGGCAAACCTACTAGTGGGTTTGCCTGATTACAGCTAGGGCAGTAAATGAAAGGAGTGTTCATATGGAAATAATAGAGATAAAAACGGAATTCATTAAATTATATCAGCTTTTAAAGTTTGCAGGCATTGTAGAAAATGGAGCAGTTGCTAAACATATTGTTCTTGATGGAGCTGTTAAAGTAAATGATGAAGTGTGTATCCAGCGAGGAAAAAAGATTCGACCAGGCGATGTAGTAGAAATAGAGGGTTTTGAATCTTTAAAAGTCATTGGCGAAGAGCATTAACTAAAAGGCTGTTAAGTTTATGAAGGATGCTAGACTGGGCAAAAGGGGAAAAAATGTATTTATCTAATATAAAGCTAAGTAATTTTAGAAACTATAATGCCTTAAGTACTGAATTAAGCTCGAATATTAATATTATAATAGGAGACAATGCTCAGGGAAAGACAAGTTTATTAGAAGCAGTATACGTCTTGGCTAGGGGCAAGTCGTATAAAAACACCATGAGTGAAATTATTTCATGGAATCGAGAATCCAGCCTTCTAGAAGGGACTTTTCATAAACAGTACTACAAAGATCATGTGCGGATTTCCTTGAATAAACCCAATAAGAGCGCTATTTATATCAATGATAAGAAGGCAAATAAAAGAAGTGCTCTCTGGGAAAATATTCAAGTTGTACTCTTTAGCCCAGAGGATTTAAAAATGATCAAAGAAGGTCCAGATCTAAGGCGAAAATTTATTGATAGTGGGTTAAACAATACAAAGCCAAGCTACGGAAATGTCCTTAGAGACTACTCAAGAGCCCTCTATCAGAGAAATAATTTACTAAAATCTCTACGCCGTAGCAATTACGGTAAAGAAACATTAGAAGTATGGGATCAACAGCTCGTTCATTTAGGACAGAAGATTATCATTTCTAGAATCAACTTTTTAAAAAAGATTAATTCTATCACAAAAGAAATACACTATACTTTAACAAATAAGCAAGAAGAACTAAAATTATTTTATATCTCCAATATTATTAAAAATGGTGAAGACATCGATCATCTAGAGGAAGTATATGAAAAGAAATTTCGCCAAAATTTAGAAAGAGACATACAAAAAGGATATACTAGTATAGGCCCTCATGTTGACGATATAAGAGTTACTATAAATGACTTCGATGCAAAGACTTATGGTTCACAGGGTCAGCAAAGGACAGCTGCCCTATCTTTAAAACTCTCCGAAATCGAATTAATAAAATCAGAAATCGACGAGAATCCCATTATTTTATTAGATGATGTTATGTCAGAGCTAGATGTAAAAAGACAAGAAAAAATTATTAAATACTTTGAGTCCTCTCAGGTATTCATCACGTGTACTGAGATGAATTTCGAAGATTTTCTGGAAAACTTTAATAAAAAAATATATACTATAGAACGTGGACAAATAGTAAAAGAGACATGAGATTTGTTTTATTCCATTAATTATATTATAATTAAGCTTCTATAGAGTGAACAGGAGGAACACATATGGCACAAGAGAATTATGGTGCGGAGCAAATTCAAGTACTAGAAGGCTTAGAAGCTGTTAGAAAAAGACCGGGAATGTATATTGGTAGTACAGGTTCAAAAGGTCTGCATCATTTAGTATATGAAGTTGTAGATAATAGTATCGATGAAGCTTTAGCAGGCTATTGTGATAAAATTACAGTTACTATTCACCAAGATAATTCAATCACGGTTATAGATAATGGTAGGGGAATCCCTACAGGAATGCACCCAAAAATGAAAAAATCAGCAGTAGAGGTGGCTTTAACCATATTACATGCTGGTGGAAAGTTTGGTGGTGGAGGGTACAAGGTTTCAGGGGGGCTCCACGGCGTTGGTATCTCTGTTGTAAATGCATTATCCGAGTCTTTACATGTAGAAATAAAACAAAATGGACAGGTATATAGGCAAACTTATGAAAGAGGAGTACCTACATCTGAATTAGAAGCAGTAGCGACAACCAATCGTACAGGGACTAAAATAACCTTTAGACCAGATCACAAGATTTTCGAGGAATTGGTATACGATTATGAAATATTAGAGCATCGTTTAAGAGAATTGGCCTTTTTAAATAAGGGCATTAAAATAAAATTAGAAGATGAGCGGGAAGAAAAACAAAGCAATGAATACCACTATGAGGGTGGTCTTATTTCTTTTGTAGAATATTTAAATAGAAATAAAGATCCTTTACACGAAAAGGTCATTAACTTTGAAAAGAAAAAGGATGATATATTAGTAGATATCTCAATGCAGTATACAGAGGATTATAGTGAAAATATATATGCATATGCCAATAATATTAACACTATGGAGGGCGGAACTCATTTAAATGGCTTTAAGTCTGCTCTTACAAGGTGTATCAATAATTATGCAAGGCAGTATAAGTATTTAAAAGACAGCGATAAAAATTTAAGTGGTGAAGACGTTCGTGAAGGTTTAACAGCAATTATTAGTATAAAATTGACGGACCCTCAATTCGAAGGTCAAACGAAGACGAAATTAGGTAATACAGAAGTAAAAGGTATTGTAGAAGTTGTTGCAAATGATGCTATCGCATCATTTTTAGAGGAAAATCCTAATGAATCTAAGGTCATTATTGAAAAATCATTAACTGCAGCCAGAGCTCGAAATGCTGCAAAAAAGGCTAGAGAATTGACTAGGAGAAAAAGTGTACTAGAGAGTACTGCATTACCTGGAAAATTAGCGGATTGTAGAGAAAAAGATCCTGCTCTATCTGAAATATACATTGTTGAGGGAGATTCAGCAGGTGGTTCTGCAAAGCAAGGTAGAGATCCAAAGACACAAGCTATTCTTCCACTAAGAGGAAAAATCTTAAATGTTGAAAAGGCTAGATTAGATCGAATATTGAATACGGATACCATTCGCTCTATGATTACAGCCTTTGGAACGAATATAGGACCAGAATTTTCGATTGATAGTGCCAGGTATCATAAAATTATTATAATGACAGATGCGGATGTTGATGGCGCTCATATTCGAACTCTTTTGCTTACTTTCTTATACAGATATATGAGAGGGTTAATCGATGCTGGCTACATTTATATTGCTCAGCCACCTCTCTATAAAGTACAAAAGGGTAAGAGAATAGAGTATTGTTATAGTGATGAAGAGCTAGAAAAGGTTATGGAAGAAATCGGAAGAGATAATAATGTTTCTCTCCAGAGATATAAGGGTCTAGGAGAGATGAATCCAGAACAACTTTGGGAAACGACCATGGATCCCTCTACGAGAATTTTATTACAAGTTACAATAGATGATGCCATAAAGGCAGATGAATCTTTTACCATTTTGATGGGAGATAAAGTTCAGCCAAGGCGTGAATTCATTGAAAAAAATGCGAAAAAAGTTAAGAACTTGGACATATAGGAGGTGCTTAAATGGATAATATGGACATGGAAAAACACGATAAAGTATTGCCAATAGATATCGAACATGAGATGAAAAAGTCTTATATTGATTATGCTATGAGCGTAATTGTAGGAAGAGCACTTCCAGATGTTCGAGATGGTTTAAAGCCAGTTCACAGAAGAATTATTTATGCTATGAGCGAACTGGGTTTATCCCCTGAAAAATCATATAGAAAGTGTGCCAGAATTGTCGGGGACGTACTAGGTAAGTATCACCCTCATGGGGATAGTTCAGTCTACGATGCTTTAGTTCGAATGGCTCAGGATTTTAATTACAGGTATTTATTAGTAAATGGACACGGTAATTTTGGTTCTATAGATGGAGATAGCGCTGCTGCCATGAGATATACAGAGGCTAAAATGGCTAAAATCACTGTGGAGCTTCTTCGTGATATTAATAAAAATACTGTAGATTGGATGCCTAACTTTGATGAGACTCAAAAGGAGCCAATGGTTTTACCTGCTAGATATCCAAATTTATTAGTAAATGGATCTTCAGGAATTGCAGTAGGTATGGCCACAAATATCCCGCCTCATAACTTGAATGAAGTCATCAATGCTACAATACATCTTATAGATCATCCTGATAGCAGTATTCAAGACTTAATTCAATATGTAAAGGGCCCAGATTTTCCTACTGGTGGTATTATTCTAGGAAGAGAAGGTATGAAAAGCGCCTATACTACAGGTAGAGGCAGGATAAAAATAAGAGCTAAGACTCAAATAGAAGATATTACAAACACAAGACAACGAATTGTCATTACAGAGATTCCTTATATGGTAAATAAATCTCGATTAGTTGAAAAAATAGCTGATTTAGTAAAAGAAAAACGAGTAGAAGGAATTTCAGATCTTCGTGATGAGACAGATCGAAATGGTATTCGAATTGTTATAGATTTAAAAAGAGATTTTAATGCGGAAATAATCCTAAATCAATTATATAAACATACTCAATTACAAGATACATTTGGTGTAATTATGTTGGCTTTAGTAGATAATCAACCAAAAGTTCTAAACCTAAAGGAAATGTTAGGATATTATATAGACCATCAAAAAGAGGTTATTGTTCGAAGGACTCAATTTGATTTGCAAAAGGCAGAAGATCGAGCTCATATACTAGAGGGCTTAAGAATTGCCTTAGATAATATTGACCGCGTCATTACAATCATTCGATCATCTAAAAACGGTGAAGTTGCCAAAGATGGTTTAATGGCTGAATTTGCGCTATCTGAAAAACAAGCCCAAGCAATACTAGATATGCGTCTTCAAAGGCTTACTGGTTTAGAGAGAGAAAAAATTGATCTTGAATACAGTGAGTTGATGGAAAAAATAGCAGAATACAAGAGGATTTTATCAGATGATAAATTCATTTTTGAAGTCATAAAAGAAGAGCTTCTTCAAGTAAAAGAAAAATATGGCGATGAAAGAAGAACTGCTTTTGAAGAGGATTATGAAGATATATCCATAGAAGACTTAATTGATGAAGAAGACGTAGTAATTACTATGACTCATGTTGGGTATATTAAGCGAATATCAGCAAGTACCTATACTGCCCAAAAACGAGGCGGAAAAGGTATAACCGCCTTAAGTACAAGAGATAATGACTTTGTAAATTATCTATTTACGACTACCACCCATCATTATATTTTATTCTTTACCAATAAAGGTAAAGTATATCGCTTAAAGGCATATGAAATTCCAGAAGCTTCTAGACAAGCAAGAGGAACAGCCATAGTGAATATACTTCAATTAGAGCAAGATGAAGAGGTAACAACAGTAATACCAATTAAGGAATTTGTCGATGATTTCTATTTGCTTATGAGCACAAAAAATGGAATCATAAAAAGAACAGATCTTTCTCAGTATGATTCCTCTAGGAAAAATGGGCTTATTGCTATTACCTTAAATGAAGGCGATGAACTGATTTCAGTGGAATTAACGGATGGAAATCAAGAAGTGATTATGGGGACAAAGAATGGATATGCTATTCGATTCTCAGAGAATGAAATAAGAGTTGTGGGTAGAACTGCTATAGGAGTAAAAGGAATTTCGCTTCGCGAAGATGATGAAGTTATTGGTGTAGGTATCCTTGATCAAGATAAATATATCTTATGCGTCACTGAAAATGGTTATGGCAAGCTTACTGATGATTCTGCATATCGTGCTCAAAATAGAGCTGGAAAAGGCATACAAACCTATAAAATAACAAACAAAACTGGAAGTCTAGTTGGAATCATCATATGTGACAAAGAAGACGAAATAATGATGATTAATAATCAAGGAATCATCATTCGCATAAAGACATCAGATATATCTGTGATGGGTCGAAGTACTCAAGGCGTACGTTTAATGAAATTAGAAAAAAATGAAAAGATCATAAGTGTAACGAAAGTGATAAGCGAAGATGAAGACGAAGATATAGACATAGATTCAGAAGAATAATAAAAATAGCAATCAGCCACCAGCGGGTGGCTGATTTTTTATAAAGCTCATACCTAGCACCTAGGAGCTTATATTTTTATTGAACAATGAAAAATGAATAATAAACATTGAACAGTACAAATATGCTAGTTTTATTATTTTTAGTATAATTTTAAATGTTCATTGTCCCATGTTCACTGCGACGCAAGTCGCATATTTGCTTACCACCTTACCACCTTGTCAGCTTACCACCTTATTTATTATACAAAAAAAACCAAAGGGTTCATCATCTGTACTAATAAATTGATGTGAGGCTCCTTTTGGGATGATGACAATATCCATAGGCTTAACAATATAAATATCATCATCTACTATTATTTTCCCTTCTCCTCTAGCCACAATAACTGCGTGGACTTCTTGTAATTTTTCAAGGGGAGTAAAGCCATCGAAGCTACATTCATAATAATTCAAATGAAAGCATGTGCCAAAGCCGTTTTCAATGATATGTTGCACAGTGGTTTCATTTTGATTTCTTTCTCCCTCAATAGAAGGCTTAAAATCCTCTTTTTCAACTCCTGACCAGGCAAAATGTTTAAATTTTAATAGATTACTACTTTTACCCAATATATCACACCACTTTCTATTTCTAGTATTTATCATTATGAATTTAGAATATATAAATATTTCTTAAAAGAATTCAATATCATCTAGTTTAACCAAATGGTGGATTTTGATGATAAAAATATATGTAAATAAAGGATAAAGAGTAAGATTACTTTATAAATATAGTACCGTAATAAATAAACAGAAGTAAGTTGATGTATTCTCTAAAATTATGTTATTATTAACTGTAACAATTTTCACAAATGATATACTATACAGATGAACAAAAAGAGCTTAAGAAGCTTGATGACATTATAAAAATATTTTAAATTTATAAAGATAGTTCATCTAACAAATGGAGGTACAAACATGGCAGTTAAAATAGCTCCTTCTATATTAGGAGCAGATTTTGGAAATCTTGAAAATCAAATTAAAAAAGTGGAAGAATGTAATGTAGATTTATTACATATTGATGTAATGGATGGGAATTTCGTGCCTAATATTGCATTTGGACCTGATCAGGTTAAAATGTTAAGAGATAAAACGAATTTACCTTTTGATGTCCATATGATGGTGCAAGATCCTGATCGCTTGATCGGCCGTTTTGCAGAAGCTGGAGCTGATATTATAACAGTACACCAAGAAGCTACTACTCATCTTCATAGGAGTCTAAACTTAATCAAGTCTTATGGTGTTAAATCAGGAGTTGTTCTATGCCCAGCTACTTCTTTAAGTACACTAAAATATGTTTTAGATGAAGTAGATATGATCTTACTTATGACAGTAAATCCAGGTTATGGAGGACAAAGTTTTATCGAAAATTCTCTAGATAAAATAAGAGCTCTAAAAGAGATGATAAAAGGTTACCCTATTGATATACAAATAGATGGTGGTGTCAATTTAGAAACAGCGCCTAAAATTGTAGAAGCTGGAGCAGATGTATTAGTAGCAGGTTCCTTTACATTTAAAGGGGATATACAAAAAAATATCGATGACTTGCGAAGAGTTGTTCTTTAAATTAAACTATGGGTGTTTAACATTTCACAAAAAGGGTATTATATAATTGTTAGCAGCAATTAGAAATAATATAAAATATTTTAACGGAGGTAATAAAATGAAAAAGTATGAATGTACACTATGCGGTTATATTTATGATCCAGCTGAGGGAGATCCAGATAGCGGTATTGCACCAGGTACTGCATTTGAAGATATTCCAGACGATTGGGTATGTCCATTATGTGGAGCAGGAAAAGAAGACTTTACAGTAGTTGAATAATAACGAATAGCTGAAAGCGAAATGCAGAAAGCTGAAAAAAACGGCTCGCCTTTAGGCGAGCTTCTTTTCTATACTAGGAAAATTCTACTTTTTAATCTTAGCTGTTACTTGAGTCATCCTGAGCGTCAGGGTTAAATCTTTGACCCGTAAGACTTGACCCTAGCACTGATGACTGAAGACTGGCCGCTGGTAGCTAATGCACCGTAGGCGCTTTTAAAGAGCATTTAGAATACTTTCATAATCAGATTTTGTTTTAGCTCCTACTTCTCTTCTGATTTCTTCACCATCTTTAAAAATCAATACCGTTGGGATACTCATAACACGGTATTTCATCGCTAAGCTTCTATTTTCATCTACATTTAGTTTAGCAATTTTTATCTTATCTTTATTTTCATCTGCTAATTCGTCAAATATAGGTAATAAAGTTTGACAAGGTCCACACCATTCTGCCCAGAAGTCTACTAAAATAGGAAGTTTGGACTGAAGCACTTCATTTTCAAAATTATTTTCATCAAGAATTATAATATTGGCATTTGCCATTTTTAACATTCTCCCTTCAATAGTTATTTTTTATTTGTACCCAAAAGATAGATTATTAACCGTCATCTAAAGAAAACACCATATGTATATAATCTAAAATTTGTGTTACTATTATCTTAATGTTATTTAGTATTTCATAAAATTCTGTAATTTCTGCGAGCCAATCCGCTAGTTTGCATATTATATCACATGTTTTTTGTTTGATAAAGCATAAGTTCCTATCTTCGCAAAAATCAGTGATTTTTAGCGTGGGTCTAGACTGCTTGTACTCTATCATATTAAGAAAGGAATTTATAGTTTCATGAAAGGATCAATATATAAAGCATTACAAAGAATAACAAATCGAGGAGATTACACGAGATTTCACATGCCAGGTCACAAGGGAAGAAGTAAAGATAATCTTTTTTCTTATGAGTATGATTTTACTGAAATACCAGGCACAGATAATCTAAATAGTCCAGAAGGCCCAATTAAAGAAGCTATGGGTGAAATAGCTAATATATATGGGGTAAAGAAGTCCTTTATATTGGTCAATGGTAGTACGGTTGGTATTCTTGCCTCTATTTTGTCCATTTGCAATAAAGGGGATTCTTTTTTGATTCCTAGGAACTCTCATAAATCTGTGTATTCGGCTTTAATGTTAAAAGAAATTAATCCAGTATATCTATATAATGATGAAGCAAATGAATCTTACCCCATGGTTAATGCAGAGCAGGTAGAAAAAGCCTTTATTAAGCATCCCCATTTAAAGGGAGTGATTATTACTTCACCTACTTACCACGGCATTTGCCTAGATGTAAAATCCATTAGTAAGGTGACGAATACATATAATAAGGTTTTAATTGTAGATGAAGCTCATGGGGCTCACCTAAAGTTTAATGAAAAATTCCCTACCTCAAGTGTAGATTTAGGTGCAGATATCGTTATACAAAGCACCCATAAAACATTAAATTCTCTAAATCAAGGGGCTCTCCTTCATGTGTGTAGCTCAAGGATTTCAACTAATGTAATAAAGAATTATATTAATATTCTTCAAACCACTAGTCCATCTTATCCTATTATGATGTCTATAGAAAATTCCGTTTTAGATGCGAGAGACAGGGGAAGAGAAAGACTAAATCAGTTATTATATTATTATAATAGAATTGAAAAAGAATTAAATAATACTCCTTTTTATTTAAAAGGGTCTGAGCTATTATCTAGTGGCCAAGTATTTGATTATGATAAGTTGAAAATTTGGATTGAAAGTCCTCAGGTTTCTGGAGTATACCTTTCCCATATCCTTAGAAAGAAGTACTCTATCCAAATGGAAATGTGGGACTATAATGGTGTTTTAGCCATGATGGGTATGGGAACAGAAGAAGGAGACGTAGAAAGGCTTGTATATGCATTAAAAGACTGCGCTCATTTAATTGAAGAATATTATGTAAAAAAGAAAAAAATATACTCTTATCCTATAACAAAAAAATGTATAAATCCTTGGGAAGTCATTGAT is a genomic window of Alkalibaculum bacchi containing:
- the dnaA gene encoding chromosomal replication initiator protein DnaA, whose protein sequence is MDKNLDKLWNDTLKIIKEEITQVSFETWIKRIEPISYSNNVVVLGVENDFTKGILEARYSILIVNSLKHVTGENLVVEFTIPSSTPIVDNTQQPISKTKQDKQSYSDNTNLNPKYTFDTFVIGDSNRFAHAASVAVAEAPAQRYNPLFIYGGVGLGKTHLMHSIGHYTLEQSSNKKVVYVSCETFTNEFIDSIQNRTNVSFRNKYRNVDVLLIDDIQFLTGKEGTQEEFFHTFNALHEANKQIVISSDRPPKEIPTLEDRLRSRFEWGLITDIQAPNLETRIAIMKKKATTEEMDIPNDVLNFIASKIQSNIRELEGALIRVNAFSKLTNQKISVDVANEALKDIISNNKPEIITVDLIKEITAKYFNIEVEDFNLKKRTRAIAYPRQVAMYLSRELTDLSLPKIGEEFGGRDHSTVIHAYDKIAKEIESNFDFRNLIQRITKEIQGNT
- the rd gene encoding rubredoxin; this encodes MKKYECTLCGYIYDPAEGDPDSGIAPGTAFEDIPDDWVCPLCGAGKEDFTVVE
- the rpe gene encoding ribulose-phosphate 3-epimerase, whose translation is MAVKIAPSILGADFGNLENQIKKVEECNVDLLHIDVMDGNFVPNIAFGPDQVKMLRDKTNLPFDVHMMVQDPDRLIGRFAEAGADIITVHQEATTHLHRSLNLIKSYGVKSGVVLCPATSLSTLKYVLDEVDMILLMTVNPGYGGQSFIENSLDKIRALKEMIKGYPIDIQIDGGVNLETAPKIVEAGADVLVAGSFTFKGDIQKNIDDLRRVVL
- the gyrA gene encoding DNA gyrase subunit A: MEKHDKVLPIDIEHEMKKSYIDYAMSVIVGRALPDVRDGLKPVHRRIIYAMSELGLSPEKSYRKCARIVGDVLGKYHPHGDSSVYDALVRMAQDFNYRYLLVNGHGNFGSIDGDSAAAMRYTEAKMAKITVELLRDINKNTVDWMPNFDETQKEPMVLPARYPNLLVNGSSGIAVGMATNIPPHNLNEVINATIHLIDHPDSSIQDLIQYVKGPDFPTGGIILGREGMKSAYTTGRGRIKIRAKTQIEDITNTRQRIVITEIPYMVNKSRLVEKIADLVKEKRVEGISDLRDETDRNGIRIVIDLKRDFNAEIILNQLYKHTQLQDTFGVIMLALVDNQPKVLNLKEMLGYYIDHQKEVIVRRTQFDLQKAEDRAHILEGLRIALDNIDRVITIIRSSKNGEVAKDGLMAEFALSEKQAQAILDMRLQRLTGLEREKIDLEYSELMEKIAEYKRILSDDKFIFEVIKEELLQVKEKYGDERRTAFEEDYEDISIEDLIDEEDVVITMTHVGYIKRISASTYTAQKRGGKGITALSTRDNDFVNYLFTTTTHHYILFFTNKGKVYRLKAYEIPEASRQARGTAIVNILQLEQDEEVTTVIPIKEFVDDFYLLMSTKNGIIKRTDLSQYDSSRKNGLIAITLNEGDELISVELTDGNQEVIMGTKNGYAIRFSENEIRVVGRTAIGVKGISLREDDEVIGVGILDQDKYILCVTENGYGKLTDDSAYRAQNRAGKGIQTYKITNKTGSLVGIIICDKEDEIMMINNQGIIIRIKTSDISVMGRSTQGVRLMKLEKNEKIISVTKVISEDEDEDIDIDSEE
- a CDS encoding cupin domain-containing protein, with product MINTRNRKWCDILGKSSNLLKFKHFAWSGVEKEDFKPSIEGERNQNETTVQHIIENGFGTCFHLNYYECSFDGFTPLEKLQEVHAVIVARGEGKIIVDDDIYIVKPMDIVIIPKGASHQFISTDDEPFGFFCIINKVVS
- the dnaN gene encoding DNA polymerase III subunit beta, producing MNFITSKDSLHHAVNIVQKAVSNKTTMPILEGILFRIVDNTIYLMGTDLEIGIKTVLPGQIISSGSVVISAKLISEIVRKLPDDDVIIELKENHVLNIKCSNSEFNIQGQSGDDFPQLPEVDSAQEISVPKELFKGMIRETIFSVAKNENIPILTGELLELQNGILKFVALDGYRLAVRQGFIDNPISLKEVVPERTLSELYRITSLSSEDNIYMSYSKNQILFRLGGTSIVSRLLEGEFINYNQIIPQNYTTKVKVDVRDLLASSERASLMVGSGESNLIKLNFSNDTLEIRSNSEIGTVCEQVEVEMEGDPLKIAFNSTYLIDVLKVISDEEVYLEFTTPVSPCVLRPITGDNYTYLILPVRYMEH
- the recF gene encoding DNA replication/repair protein RecF (All proteins in this family for which functions are known are DNA-binding proteins that assist the filamentation of RecA onto DNA for the initiation of recombination or recombinational repair.): MYLSNIKLSNFRNYNALSTELSSNINIIIGDNAQGKTSLLEAVYVLARGKSYKNTMSEIISWNRESSLLEGTFHKQYYKDHVRISLNKPNKSAIYINDKKANKRSALWENIQVVLFSPEDLKMIKEGPDLRRKFIDSGLNNTKPSYGNVLRDYSRALYQRNNLLKSLRRSNYGKETLEVWDQQLVHLGQKIIISRINFLKKINSITKEIHYTLTNKQEELKLFYISNIIKNGEDIDHLEEVYEKKFRQNLERDIQKGYTSIGPHVDDIRVTINDFDAKTYGSQGQQRTAALSLKLSEIELIKSEIDENPIILLDDVMSELDVKRQEKIIKYFESSQVFITCTEMNFEDFLENFNKKIYTIERGQIVKET
- the trxA gene encoding thioredoxin, whose protein sequence is MANANIIILDENNFENEVLQSKLPILVDFWAEWCGPCQTLLPIFDELADENKDKIKIAKLNVDENRSLAMKYRVMSIPTVLIFKDGEEIRREVGAKTKSDYESILNAL
- a CDS encoding RNA-binding S4 domain-containing protein; this translates as MEIIEIKTEFIKLYQLLKFAGIVENGAVAKHIVLDGAVKVNDEVCIQRGKKIRPGDVVEIEGFESLKVIGEEH
- the gyrB gene encoding DNA topoisomerase (ATP-hydrolyzing) subunit B: MAQENYGAEQIQVLEGLEAVRKRPGMYIGSTGSKGLHHLVYEVVDNSIDEALAGYCDKITVTIHQDNSITVIDNGRGIPTGMHPKMKKSAVEVALTILHAGGKFGGGGYKVSGGLHGVGISVVNALSESLHVEIKQNGQVYRQTYERGVPTSELEAVATTNRTGTKITFRPDHKIFEELVYDYEILEHRLRELAFLNKGIKIKLEDEREEKQSNEYHYEGGLISFVEYLNRNKDPLHEKVINFEKKKDDILVDISMQYTEDYSENIYAYANNINTMEGGTHLNGFKSALTRCINNYARQYKYLKDSDKNLSGEDVREGLTAIISIKLTDPQFEGQTKTKLGNTEVKGIVEVVANDAIASFLEENPNESKVIIEKSLTAARARNAAKKARELTRRKSVLESTALPGKLADCREKDPALSEIYIVEGDSAGGSAKQGRDPKTQAILPLRGKILNVEKARLDRILNTDTIRSMITAFGTNIGPEFSIDSARYHKIIIMTDADVDGAHIRTLLLTFLYRYMRGLIDAGYIYIAQPPLYKVQKGKRIEYCYSDEELEKVMEEIGRDNNVSLQRYKGLGEMNPEQLWETTMDPSTRILLQVTIDDAIKADESFTILMGDKVQPRREFIEKNAKKVKNLDI